A genomic window from Aethina tumida isolate Nest 87 chromosome 4, icAetTumi1.1, whole genome shotgun sequence includes:
- the LOC109604649 gene encoding uncharacterized protein LOC109604649 isoform X2, giving the protein MGMYVVVFSVLCVLTISCQQVPDSEDHVVHYISVFSPIGYHFHYKTRNGVERKETGVVDSNDDLKVDGNYAFYSSDGLKFSNVYQAGTQGFVPKWTYLPPEESDKKFDNKLNSQLQPNITLETNSSLTNSDSPLNVNVITTTINPLAPPITTRFPEAEKKQSLPIMSAINGTTLLPLPPLPPRPTTVPPPPEEINSAAIASLAGGGLGK; this is encoded by the exons ATGGGGATGTATGTGGTTGTTTTCAGCGTCCTGTGTGTTCTGACTATTAGTTGCCAGCAAGTGCCCGATTCCGAGGATCACGTAGTACATTATATCAGTGTTTTCAGTCCTATCGGATACCATTTTCa CTACAAGACAAGGAATGGAGTGGAAAGAAAAGAAACTGGCGTTGTAGACTCAAACGATGACTTAAAGGTGGATGGAAATTATGCTTTTTATTCCTCAGATGGTCTTAAATTTTCCAACGTCTACCAAGCGGGAACACAAGGCTTTGTGCCCAAATGGACTTATCTTCCTCCCGAGGAATCAGACAAAaag TttgataacaaattaaattcacagTTACAACCCAACATAACGTTAGAAACCAATTCATCTCTAACGAACTCTGATTCTCCTTTAAATGTCAATGTCATTACTACCACTATAAATCCATTGGCGCCACCAATAACTACCAGATTTCCTGAAGCTGAAAAG AAACAATCCTTGCCAATAATGTCGGCAATAAACGGAACAACTTTACTACCTTTACCTCCGTTACCTCCCCGACCAACAACGGTTCCACCTCCACCGGAAGAAATTAACTCGGCCGCTATTGCCTCACTAGCCGGTGGCGGTTTAGGAAAATGA
- the LOC109604649 gene encoding uncharacterized protein LOC109604649 isoform X4: MGMYVVVFSVLCVLTISCQQVPDSEDHVVHYISVFSPIGYHFHYKTRNGVERKETGVVDSNDDLKVDGNYAFYSSDGLKFSNVYQAGTQGFVPKWTYLPPEESDKKSKPNHLLGMKEVPQLTEIDTRTNATTTTSTPSPIDLTPTVTNVTGSKSAVDPPPPPIGGESFIGIQIGSNAIATLAGGGLG, encoded by the exons ATGGGGATGTATGTGGTTGTTTTCAGCGTCCTGTGTGTTCTGACTATTAGTTGCCAGCAAGTGCCCGATTCCGAGGATCACGTAGTACATTATATCAGTGTTTTCAGTCCTATCGGATACCATTTTCa CTACAAGACAAGGAATGGAGTGGAAAGAAAAGAAACTGGCGTTGTAGACTCAAACGATGACTTAAAGGTGGATGGAAATTATGCTTTTTATTCCTCAGATGGTCTTAAATTTTCCAACGTCTACCAAGCGGGAACACAAGGCTTTGTGCCCAAATGGACTTATCTTCCTCCCGAGGAATCAGACAAAaag TCGAAACCTAACCATTTGCTTGGGATGAAGGAGGTGCCGCAACTAACCGAAATAGATACGAGGACAAACGCAACGACCACAACATCCACACCATCTCCAATCGATTTGACTCCGACTGTTACAAACGTAACGGGCAGTAAATCGGCTGTTGATCCGCCTCCTCCTCCAATCGGGGGCGAATCTTTCATTGGCATTCAGATTGGATCAAACGCTATTGCCACTTTGGCTGGAGGCGGCTTGGGCTAG